A stretch of Dasania marina DSM 21967 DNA encodes these proteins:
- a CDS encoding phage tail protein has protein sequence MGAIVNTGQAYIAAQAASAQPVVISGFVLAYISGLNPADPVNLNEAMPAAGDIVYEAAVTQQGYINGNSVVYSLLMGSSVGDFDFNWIGLKADDDNLFAVAYAPTIEKRKTTTGLTGNNISRNFAIEFADAQSATNITIEASTWQIDFTGRLNDTNELTRQHSDNIYGNQAFYGDGWQVHYTGGVHKIKAGVGYVGGIRISNASEQTITASPAPTKVWLDVYTDGDLSGITNHADIVINNSTQSNYVDGLGNQHFLVKIAEVASGGAVTDTRAIIDSSNLLAFINKRLTDVDLDIGTRLLFPQATVPTGWVIITTHNNVALKVVNTGGGSVAGTNSFSSVFNTSFESSESGEHNHSATVNNRTLGTSQIPSHWHYSFRNVNSSAGLTSSNYPATDRTYGNDSNYDMQGSNSTPNVGRTGSTGSGSAHNHTASIGNGGKHTHVNNFNLKHLCTLLGERVGA, from the coding sequence ATGGGTGCCATAGTAAACACAGGGCAAGCCTACATCGCAGCACAAGCCGCCAGCGCACAGCCCGTTGTTATTAGCGGTTTTGTGCTGGCCTACATTAGCGGGCTAAACCCCGCCGACCCCGTTAATTTAAACGAAGCCATGCCCGCTGCAGGCGACATAGTGTATGAGGCGGCGGTAACCCAGCAAGGCTATATCAACGGCAATAGCGTGGTGTATAGCCTGTTAATGGGCTCTAGTGTTGGCGACTTCGATTTTAACTGGATAGGCCTAAAAGCCGACGACGACAATTTATTTGCCGTTGCCTACGCGCCCACCATTGAAAAACGCAAAACCACCACCGGCCTAACCGGCAATAATATTAGCCGCAACTTTGCCATAGAATTTGCCGACGCCCAAAGCGCAACCAACATCACCATAGAGGCCAGCACCTGGCAAATAGATTTTACCGGCCGCCTTAACGACACCAACGAACTCACCCGCCAACACAGCGATAACATTTACGGCAACCAAGCCTTTTACGGCGATGGCTGGCAAGTGCATTACACCGGCGGTGTTCACAAAATAAAAGCGGGCGTAGGTTATGTGGGCGGCATACGCATTAGCAACGCCAGCGAGCAAACCATTACCGCCAGCCCTGCACCAACCAAAGTGTGGCTAGATGTGTACACCGATGGCGACCTAAGCGGCATAACTAACCATGCCGATATAGTGATTAATAACAGCACCCAAAGTAATTATGTGGATGGCCTAGGCAACCAACATTTTTTAGTAAAAATTGCCGAGGTGGCCAGCGGCGGGGCGGTAACCGATACCCGCGCCATTATTGATAGCAGCAATTTGTTAGCCTTTATCAACAAACGCTTAACCGATGTGGATTTGGACATAGGCACCCGTTTGTTATTCCCCCAGGCCACCGTGCCTACCGGCTGGGTAATTATTACCACCCATAACAATGTGGCACTAAAAGTGGTGAACACTGGCGGGGGTAGCGTGGCGGGCACCAATAGTTTTAGCAGCGTGTTTAATACCTCGTTTGAATCCAGCGAAAGCGGCGAACATAACCACAGCGCCACGGTTAACAACAGAACACTAGGCACATCACAAATACCCTCGCATTGGCATTACAGTTTTAGAAACGTGAACAGCTCCGCGGGGTTAACTAGCTCAAATTACCCCGCAACCGATAGAACCTACGGCAACGACTCTAACTACGACATGCAAGGTTCAAACAGCACACCCAACGTGGGCCGCACTGGCTCTACCGGTAGCGGTAGTGCGCATAACCATACCGCGTCCATAGGCAATGGTGGCAAGCACACACACGTTAATAATTTTAATCTAAAACACCTATGCACACTGCTAGGCGAGAGGGTAGGCGCATGA
- a CDS encoding phage tail protein, protein MISLRLPTWLSRGEIVKIKQLAQRWWQLVEGWLFWIASQNDADTCKLEVLNLLAYQRGISRFASEPEWLYRKRVKFAKANSEDAGSVVGLKRIFVRLGVGYVEVNERDPSKDWDVITLVMTDAQLASNTTLLQLMVDMYGRTCRRYEFETITTIALQMRSIELHGDYYYDRATL, encoded by the coding sequence ATGATTAGCTTACGCCTACCCACATGGCTAAGCCGTGGTGAAATAGTAAAAATTAAACAACTGGCCCAGCGCTGGTGGCAGTTAGTGGAGGGCTGGCTTTTTTGGATAGCCAGCCAAAACGATGCCGACACCTGCAAGCTAGAAGTGCTGAATTTATTAGCCTACCAACGCGGCATTAGCCGCTTTGCCAGCGAGCCCGAATGGCTATACCGCAAGCGCGTAAAATTTGCCAAAGCCAACAGCGAAGACGCGGGCAGCGTAGTAGGCCTAAAGCGAATTTTTGTGCGCTTAGGCGTGGGCTATGTAGAAGTAAACGAACGCGACCCCAGCAAAGATTGGGACGTAATCACGCTAGTTATGACCGATGCACAACTGGCCAGCAACACCACGCTTTTACAATTAATGGTCGACATGTACGGGCGCACTTGCCGCCGTTATGAATTTGAAACCATCACAACCATTGCGCTGCAAATGCGCAGCATAGAACTACACGGCGATTACTATTACGACCGTGCCACACTGTAG
- a CDS encoding baseplate J/gp47 family protein: MADFEALVKSAGIPTSHSELKTKLATEAASAQYESLGINNNSEQSPFWRVVEALITVPTLWLIKSLITTLLPNLYVKTAVDESLDDLAWGYDLTRKLATKTQGSLQFSRVDSSGTLTIEVGSIIKTNPINGTVYQVELTESCVFADGESVKTATVIATQAGAGHNLAAGYFNALLAPISGVSVTNLSEWISSAGADTESNDQLRLRCQNQFSALNQYHTNAVYTSLITSFAGIGVNNVFFDANAPRGPGSADAYLLLDSGEPDAPLLAAVQAHIMDDGNHGHGDDMQVKAMPALLQTLTATLWFNSHVSSEETTQITTDAEQFIRCAFRENTNYNASQTMPHSLFSFSKLGAELHAQFSGLASVDFSLSDISSGLEVPRLSTLTMVTP; the protein is encoded by the coding sequence ATGGCCGATTTTGAAGCCCTAGTAAAAAGCGCTGGCATACCCACTAGCCACAGCGAGCTAAAAACAAAACTCGCTACCGAAGCCGCCAGCGCGCAATACGAAAGCCTAGGCATTAACAACAACAGCGAGCAATCCCCGTTTTGGCGTGTGGTAGAGGCATTAATTACCGTGCCCACCCTGTGGTTAATAAAAAGTTTAATCACCACCTTACTGCCCAACCTCTACGTTAAAACCGCCGTAGATGAAAGCCTAGACGATTTAGCCTGGGGCTACGACCTTACCCGCAAGCTGGCCACCAAAACCCAAGGCAGCCTGCAATTTAGCCGCGTGGATAGCAGCGGCACGCTAACCATAGAAGTGGGCAGCATTATAAAAACCAACCCCATTAACGGCACCGTTTACCAAGTAGAGCTAACCGAAAGTTGTGTATTTGCCGATGGCGAAAGCGTTAAAACCGCCACCGTAATAGCCACCCAAGCCGGTGCCGGCCACAACTTAGCCGCCGGTTATTTTAACGCCCTATTAGCGCCTATTAGCGGGGTAAGCGTTACCAACCTAAGCGAGTGGATAAGCAGCGCCGGTGCAGATACCGAAAGCAACGACCAATTGCGCCTACGCTGCCAAAACCAATTTAGCGCCCTTAACCAATACCACACCAATGCGGTGTACACATCGCTAATCACCAGCTTTGCAGGCATAGGCGTTAACAATGTGTTTTTTGATGCCAACGCCCCACGCGGCCCCGGCAGTGCCGATGCTTATTTGTTATTAGATAGCGGCGAGCCCGATGCCCCCCTATTAGCAGCGGTGCAGGCCCACATTATGGACGATGGCAACCACGGCCACGGAGACGACATGCAAGTAAAAGCCATGCCCGCCTTGCTGCAAACCTTAACCGCCACACTGTGGTTTAACAGCCACGTAAGCAGCGAAGAAACCACCCAAATAACCACCGATGCAGAGCAATTTATACGCTGTGCGTTTCGCGAAAACACCAACTACAACGCCAGCCAAACTATGCCGCATTCGCTGTTTAGTTTTTCAAAACTAGGTGCCGAATTGCACGCGCAATTTAGCGGCCTAGCATCCGTTGATTTTAGTTTAAGCGACATTAGCAGCGGCCTAGAAGTGCCGCGGCTAAGCACCTTAACCATGGTTACCCCATGA
- a CDS encoding DUF2590 family protein produces the protein MSTYSDLLIIDDDISHDDGGLAVLVLDADCIAQDIKHMIRESGLLVQMVGQRDALNVQSLMREIEHRAEGDTRLQPGTATMQRLSNSHFIFTADTVAFGTIEVSL, from the coding sequence ATGAGCACCTACAGCGATTTATTAATTATTGACGACGACATAAGCCACGACGATGGCGGCTTAGCCGTGCTAGTGCTAGATGCCGATTGCATCGCCCAAGATATAAAACACATGATTCGCGAAAGCGGTTTGCTAGTGCAAATGGTTGGCCAACGCGATGCCCTAAACGTGCAAAGCCTAATGCGTGAAATAGAGCACCGCGCCGAAGGCGACACCCGCCTACAACCCGGCACCGCCACCATGCAAAGGCTAAGCAATAGCCACTTTATTTTTACCGCCGACACCGTAGCGTTTGGCACCATAGAGGTAAGCTTGTAA
- a CDS encoding immunoglobulin-like domain-containing protein: MTHGVWKHTGVSGDVVNTAKFYGRGSTASVGALEIGVIDLTDGNALLGSVIVYPNSVTEAWYSEAFSSPVSLVAGNDYAVGWRIVAACRIGTQYDPGESTVGALDGTSALQNPFVATGDSAGNVHGVVLEGDSAIAAPTLDGPPAVTSGSTFQHTGTLLDTASTAGIRLAGGTPSLSLALGTQTATTLDQVADTGTPTSGSPVLSLPFVADTLAAGATPWVTESWVSDGTNTATNTTALSAPAGYLTTQFMIATADVSDGSVLAPSIVPTLEDNMQITYPQTVGTTTISIDSTGVIELSENKAVTFEATFYTPSDGMRHFVAFDVTAYATAPVMPADTSVNIAEDATAVGTFAATAGTEPIVYTLTGTDADYFNIDAETAEVTFKVAPDYETKNSFNTGVTATNAAATQATQNITIAIISAAPVIEGVASHSVNEGAGWAADFSVTKLKSGGLVLTGNDANLFTLAYQGNDVWRVTLPAQNFTNPADANSDNVYDFTIIADNNINQPTQAYITVTVTEIPFSSLAPTIIGDYIFTITEGEVFSKNFTIFNLEGEAATLTGADAALFTIANTIGEVWQLSLLAKSYTAPIDANGDNIYDVTIVANNGVNTPVNTNVSVQVNDKTFIKPTLTLVGDEVIVLAQNTAYEDAGALANDSQEGDISGSITTSSSVDTSDPGAYLVKYNVTNSRNIAALQATRVVVVLSNDHMPDGVLTLGNDKVWNKRIWIYQ; this comes from the coding sequence ATGACACACGGCGTATGGAAGCACACAGGCGTATCGGGTGATGTGGTAAACACCGCCAAGTTCTATGGGAGAGGCAGTACCGCGTCCGTGGGCGCACTTGAAATAGGCGTGATTGACTTAACGGATGGCAATGCGTTACTTGGCTCAGTTATCGTTTATCCAAACTCAGTTACTGAGGCGTGGTATTCAGAAGCCTTTTCATCGCCTGTGTCGCTTGTTGCGGGTAATGATTACGCAGTGGGCTGGCGAATTGTAGCAGCCTGCCGAATAGGCACTCAATACGATCCCGGGGAGTCAACAGTAGGTGCTCTTGACGGAACATCTGCACTACAAAATCCCTTTGTTGCCACAGGCGATTCGGCAGGCAATGTACATGGCGTGGTTTTAGAGGGTGATTCAGCCATCGCAGCCCCAACCCTAGACGGCCCACCAGCAGTAACATCTGGCAGCACCTTCCAGCACACAGGCACGCTACTAGATACCGCTAGCACAGCAGGTATACGTTTAGCCGGTGGCACCCCAAGCCTATCATTAGCACTAGGCACACAAACAGCAACAACGCTAGATCAGGTTGCAGATACAGGCACGCCTACCAGTGGTAGCCCTGTGCTGAGTTTGCCGTTTGTTGCCGACACTCTCGCAGCAGGTGCAACACCATGGGTAACTGAATCGTGGGTAAGCGATGGTACTAATACAGCTACAAATACTACAGCGTTAAGCGCGCCTGCTGGTTATCTAACTACGCAGTTTATGATAGCCACTGCTGATGTTTCTGACGGCTCAGTGTTAGCGCCCAGCATCGTGCCAACACTCGAAGACAACATGCAGATCACCTACCCGCAAACTGTTGGTACTACAACGATCAGCATAGACTCGACGGGTGTTATTGAGTTGAGCGAAAATAAGGCGGTAACGTTTGAGGCTACGTTCTACACGCCTTCTGATGGTATGCGCCATTTTGTAGCCTTTGACGTGACAGCGTACGCGACTGCGCCTGTTATGCCTGCCGACACCAGCGTAAACATAGCAGAGGATGCCACAGCAGTCGGAACATTCGCAGCAACCGCAGGAACCGAGCCAATCGTTTACACGTTAACCGGCACGGATGCAGACTATTTTAATATCGACGCTGAAACCGCCGAGGTAACGTTTAAGGTTGCACCCGATTACGAAACAAAAAACAGCTTCAACACAGGTGTAACCGCAACCAATGCAGCCGCCACACAGGCAACACAAAATATAACTATCGCTATAATTAGTGCAGCGCCCGTTATTGAAGGTGTGGCAAGTCACAGTGTTAATGAAGGCGCCGGCTGGGCTGCTGATTTTTCAGTTACTAAATTAAAAAGTGGCGGTTTAGTATTAACCGGCAACGATGCCAACCTATTCACGCTAGCATATCAAGGCAATGATGTATGGAGGGTAACTTTACCTGCACAAAACTTCACTAACCCGGCAGATGCAAACAGCGACAATGTATATGATTTCACTATTATTGCTGATAACAATATCAATCAACCCACGCAAGCCTACATCACCGTAACGGTAACGGAAATTCCTTTTTCTAGCTTAGCCCCCACCATTATTGGTGACTATATATTTACCATTACCGAGGGCGAAGTTTTTAGCAAAAACTTTACCATCTTTAATTTAGAGGGCGAGGCAGCAACGTTAACCGGTGCCGATGCTGCGCTATTCACCATCGCAAATACCATCGGTGAAGTTTGGCAGTTAAGCTTGTTAGCTAAAAGCTATACCGCCCCAATAGATGCCAACGGCGACAACATTTACGATGTAACCATAGTGGCCAATAACGGGGTAAACACCCCTGTTAACACCAACGTTTCAGTGCAGGTTAACGACAAAACCTTTATAAAACCCACCCTAACCTTAGTGGGTGATGAGGTCATTGTATTAGCACAAAACACCGCCTACGAAGATGCAGGCGCACTGGCCAACGATAGCCAAGAGGGCGACATTAGCGGCAGCATTACCACCAGCTCATCGGTAGACACTAGCGACCCCGGCGCTTACCTCGTTAAATACAATGTCACCAACTCGCGCAACATTGCCGCCCTGCAAGCCACCCGCGTAGTGGTGGTGTTAAGCAACGACCACATGCCCGATGGTGTATTGACACTGGGCAACGATAAGGTGTGGAATAAACGCATTTGGATTTACCAATAA